One region of Drosophila teissieri strain GT53w chromosome 2L, Prin_Dtei_1.1, whole genome shotgun sequence genomic DNA includes:
- the LOC122626322 gene encoding uncharacterized protein LOC122626322 isoform X1 produces MNKGNEIGLVPGSRHVSWLQSFIREEPDSQRNEVEIKSDSTSLKFRKHNQLKEVSERDGKQVVEEIIQDIFDKKRGTITQSESDFSLQEDMRESLSMDPRLKLWYHTLENRAAVQAKIQRKLGRRPDEMLINVGSTVAPRDRGNVERLLDLAGRMNPTSLFQKKPAILPALITSQCQLLPELQETLSRAEQSGRAELEIIGLTRATKQEILGRAYQRPEMPTPWQKSRMLENRIESKSSDIKRVISFFPNLDRLEVVGGSVQQEFTNGEISRVERVSCDSIFSVSSTSQIMADEEQKDEGPHRAEPDQAKNQESVVSRAAVKINGMLFVNSGKRIFLPEIANVFFECHPYQNVVKEVARVENVGGQVLTCQWATVDCKRAPKITAQCQTFLMSQASFTVLPGEVHVCRALFRPRGCYLLKQRYELRIFPNVIGSVRGIFLVRLTGRCIPAPEYTVKLRRHQELLTEKSKKKMANDLSKYQASIVPLLHPPEVMCPYERVLDEREVFNVENPGYKCERFDDLETLRSLYEALKKPREPAWDLRLETVRKVILRFPDSNKRKLYFEKLVKVQEELKLCRGSDLHTHFSQHNERIRSNYIYVKGCIGNGIQEWEEMMASMELSAFRLEISHFRLKEEKGKTLLDGDGYNGKGSDEKPWMQQLRKGNPYQYLLKKLRSRKSYRDSLYVQTYSHLCDMAENVVSVIESTKNA; encoded by the coding sequence atgaataaggGAAACGAAATTGGGCTAGTGCCTGGCTCTAGGCACGTCTCGTGGTTGCAGTCCTTCATCAGGGAGGAACCCGATTCCCAGAGGAACGAGGTGGAAATAAAGTCTGACTCCACATCACTTAAATTCCGTAAGCACAACCAGCTAAAAGAGGTTTCCGAACGGGATGGCAAGCAAGTAGTGGAGGAGATTATCCAGGACATCTTCGACAAGAAGCGGGGTACCATCACACAATCTGAATCGGACTTTTCGCTGCAAGAGGATATGCGAGAATCCCTGAGCATGGACCCTCGCCTGAAGCTGTGGTATCACACGCTCGAGAACCGTGCAGCCGTGCAGGCGAAGATCCAGAGGAAGCTCGGCCGCCGTCCCGACGAAATGCTGATCAACGTCGGCAGCACTGTAGCTCCCAGGGATCGAGGTAACGTGGAGCGGCTTCTCGACCTTGCCGGCCGCATGAATCCCACCAGCTTGTTCCAAAAGAAACCTGCCATTCTTCCCGCCTTGATTACCAGCCAATGCCAACTTCTACCCGAACTGCAGGAGACGCTTTCGCGTGCCGAGCAGTCCGGTCGGGCGGAGCTGGAGATCATCGGCTTAACCCGTGCTACCAAGCAGGAGATTCTGGGCAGGGCGTACCAACGTCCCGAGATGCCCACACCGTGGCAGAAGTCGCGCATGCTGGAGAATCGAATCGAGAGCAAGAGCAGCGACATCAAGCGCGTCATCTCGTTCTTCCCGAATCTGGACAGACTGGAGGTGGTGGGTGGCTCCGTGCAGCAGGAGTTTACCAACGGAGAAATTAGTCGGGTCGAACGGGTGTCTTGCGACTCTATTTTTAGCGTGAGCAGCACTTCTCAGATAATGGCCGACGAGGAGCAAAAAGATGAGGGACCTCACAGGGCAGAACCCGACCAAGCAAAAAATCAGGAATCTGTGGTTTCTCGTGCAGCCGTTAAGATCAACGGTATGCTCTTCGTCAACTCAGGAAAGCGCATCTTTTTACCGGAGATCGCGAACGTTTTTTTCGAGTGCCACCCGTACCAGAACGTGGTCAAGGAGGTGGCTCGCGTGGAGAACGTCGGTGGTCAGGTGCTCACCTGCCAGTGGGCCACTGTTGACTGCAAGCGTGCCCCCAAAATCACTGCCCAGTGCCAGACCTTCCTAATGTCGCAGGCCAGCTTCACCGTTTTGCCAGGAGAGGTGCACGTATGCCGAGCGCTTTTCCGACCACGTGGATGCTACCTGCTGAAGCAGCGATATGAGCTCCGCATTTTTCCCAACGTAATCGGTTCTGTGCGCGGTATTTTCTTGGTTCGGTTGACGGGACGCTGTATCCCAGCTCCGGAGTACACAGTCAAGCTTCGGCGGCACCAGGAACTGCTTACGGAAAAGTCCAAgaagaaaatggcaaatgacCTAAGCAAGTACCAGGCGTCAATAGTGCCCCTCTTGCATCCGCCCGAAGTAATGTGTCCTTATGAGCGAGTGTTGGATGAAAGGGAGGTGTTTAATGTAGAAAATCCTGGATACAAGTGCGAGCGGTTTGATGACCTTGAGACATTGAGATCCCTATACGAAGCTCTTAAGAAACCGAGGGAGCCCGCTTGGGATCTGCGACTGGAGACGGTTCGTAAGGTAATCCTGCGGTTCCCGGACTCCAATAAACGTAAGTTGTATTTCGAAAAACTAGTCAAAGTTCAAGAGGAACTAAAGCTGTGTAGAGGCAGTGATTTACATACGCACTTCAGTCAGCATAACGAGAGGATTCGTTCCAATTACATCTATGTGAAGGGGTGTATAGGCAATGGCATCCAGGAGTGGGAGGAGATGATGGCATCGATGGAACTGAGTGCCTTCAGGTTGGAGATTAGTCACTTTCggttaaaagaagaaaaagggaaGACACTTTTAGATGGGGACGGTTATAACGGCAAAGGATCGGATGAAAAGCCATGGATGCAGCAGCTGCGTAAGGGAAACCCCTATCAGTATCTCCTGAAAAAATTGCGATCGCGGAAATCATACAGGGATAGCCTATACGTTCAGACATACTCGCACCTTTGTGACATGGCCGAAAACGTGGTTTCCGTCATCGAGAGCACTAAGAACGCTTAA
- the LOC122626322 gene encoding uncharacterized protein LOC122626322 isoform X4, with amino-acid sequence MNKGNEIGLVPGSRHVSWLQSFIREEPDSQRNEVEIKSDSTSLKFRKHNQLKEVSERDGKQVVEEIIQDIFDKKRGTITQSESDFSLQEDMRESLSMDPRLKLWYHTLENRAAVQAKIQRKLGRRPDEMLINVGSTVAPRDRGNVERLLDLAGRMNPTSLFQKKPAILPALITSQCQLLPELQETLSRAEQSGRAELEIIGLTRATKQEILGRAYQRPEMPTPWQKSRMLENRIESKSSDIKRVISFFPNLDRLEVVGGSVQQEFTNGEISRVERVSCDSIFSVSSTSQIMADEEQKDEGPHRAEPDQAKNQESVVSRAAVKINGMLFVNSGKRIFLPEIANVFFECHPYQNVVKEVARVENVGGQVLTCQWATVDCKRAPKITAQCQTFLMSQASFTVLPGEVHVCRALFRPRGCYLLKQRYELRIFPNVIGSVRGIFLVRLTGRCIPAPEYTVKLRRHQELLTEKSKKKMANDLSKYQASIVPLLHPPEVMCPYERVLDEREVFNVENPGYKCERFDDLETLRSLYEALKKPREPAWDLRLETVRKVILRFPDSNKLSITRGFVPITSM; translated from the exons atgaataaggGAAACGAAATTGGGCTAGTGCCTGGCTCTAGGCACGTCTCGTGGTTGCAGTCCTTCATCAGGGAGGAACCCGATTCCCAGAGGAACGAGGTGGAAATAAAGTCTGACTCCACATCACTTAAATTCCGTAAGCACAACCAGCTAAAAGAGGTTTCCGAACGGGATGGCAAGCAAGTAGTGGAGGAGATTATCCAGGACATCTTCGACAAGAAGCGGGGTACCATCACACAATCTGAATCGGACTTTTCGCTGCAAGAGGATATGCGAGAATCCCTGAGCATGGACCCTCGCCTGAAGCTGTGGTATCACACGCTCGAGAACCGTGCAGCCGTGCAGGCGAAGATCCAGAGGAAGCTCGGCCGCCGTCCCGACGAAATGCTGATCAACGTCGGCAGCACTGTAGCTCCCAGGGATCGAGGTAACGTGGAGCGGCTTCTCGACCTTGCCGGCCGCATGAATCCCACCAGCTTGTTCCAAAAGAAACCTGCCATTCTTCCCGCCTTGATTACCAGCCAATGCCAACTTCTACCCGAACTGCAGGAGACGCTTTCGCGTGCCGAGCAGTCCGGTCGGGCGGAGCTGGAGATCATCGGCTTAACCCGTGCTACCAAGCAGGAGATTCTGGGCAGGGCGTACCAACGTCCCGAGATGCCCACACCGTGGCAGAAGTCGCGCATGCTGGAGAATCGAATCGAGAGCAAGAGCAGCGACATCAAGCGCGTCATCTCGTTCTTCCCGAATCTGGACAGACTGGAGGTGGTGGGTGGCTCCGTGCAGCAGGAGTTTACCAACGGAGAAATTAGTCGGGTCGAACGGGTGTCTTGCGACTCTATTTTTAGCGTGAGCAGCACTTCTCAGATAATGGCCGACGAGGAGCAAAAAGATGAGGGACCTCACAGGGCAGAACCCGACCAAGCAAAAAATCAGGAATCTGTGGTTTCTCGTGCAGCCGTTAAGATCAACGGTATGCTCTTCGTCAACTCAGGAAAGCGCATCTTTTTACCGGAGATCGCGAACGTTTTTTTCGAGTGCCACCCGTACCAGAACGTGGTCAAGGAGGTGGCTCGCGTGGAGAACGTCGGTGGTCAGGTGCTCACCTGCCAGTGGGCCACTGTTGACTGCAAGCGTGCCCCCAAAATCACTGCCCAGTGCCAGACCTTCCTAATGTCGCAGGCCAGCTTCACCGTTTTGCCAGGAGAGGTGCACGTATGCCGAGCGCTTTTCCGACCACGTGGATGCTACCTGCTGAAGCAGCGATATGAGCTCCGCATTTTTCCCAACGTAATCGGTTCTGTGCGCGGTATTTTCTTGGTTCGGTTGACGGGACGCTGTATCCCAGCTCCGGAGTACACAGTCAAGCTTCGGCGGCACCAGGAACTGCTTACGGAAAAGTCCAAgaagaaaatggcaaatgacCTAAGCAAGTACCAGGCGTCAATAGTGCCCCTCTTGCATCCGCCCGAAGTAATGTGTCCTTATGAGCGAGTGTTGGATGAAAGGGAGGTGTTTAATGTAGAAAATCCTGGATACAAGTGCGAGCGGTTTGATGACCTTGAGACATTGAGATCCCTATACGAAGCTCTTAAGAAACCGAGGGAGCCCGCTTGGGATCTGCGACTGGAGACGGTTCGTAAGGTAATCCTGCGGTTCCCGGACTCCAATAAAC TCAGCATAACGAGAGGATTCGTTCCAATTACATCTATGTGA
- the LOC122626322 gene encoding uncharacterized protein LOC122626322 isoform X3 has protein sequence MNKGNEIGLVPGSRHVSWLQSFIREEPDSQRNEVEIKSDSTSLKFRKHNQLKEVSERDGKQVVEEIIQDIFDKKRGTITQSESDFSLQEDMRESLSMDPRLKLWYHTLENRAAVQAKIQRKLGRRPDEMLINVGSTVAPRDRGNVERLLDLAGRMNPTSLFQKKPAILPALITSQCQLLPELQETLSRAEQSGRAELEIIGLTRATKQEILGRAYQRPEMPTPWQKSRMLENRIESKSSDIKRVISFFPNLDRLEVVGGSVQQEFTNGEISRVERVSCDSIFSVSSTSQIMADEEQKDEGPHRAEPDQAKNQESVVSRAAVKINGMLFVNSGKRIFLPEIANVFFECHPYQNVVKEVARVENVGGQVLTCQWATVDCKRAPKITAQCQTFLMSQASFTVLPGEVHVCRALFRPRGCYLLKQRYELRIFPNVIGSVRGIFLVRLTGRCIPAPEYTVKLRRHQELLTEKSKKKMANDLSKYQASIVPLLHPPEVMCPYERVLDEREVFNVENPGYKCERFDDLETLRSLYEALKKPREPAWDLRLETVRKVILRFPDSNKLIYIRTSVSITRGFVPITSM, from the exons atgaataaggGAAACGAAATTGGGCTAGTGCCTGGCTCTAGGCACGTCTCGTGGTTGCAGTCCTTCATCAGGGAGGAACCCGATTCCCAGAGGAACGAGGTGGAAATAAAGTCTGACTCCACATCACTTAAATTCCGTAAGCACAACCAGCTAAAAGAGGTTTCCGAACGGGATGGCAAGCAAGTAGTGGAGGAGATTATCCAGGACATCTTCGACAAGAAGCGGGGTACCATCACACAATCTGAATCGGACTTTTCGCTGCAAGAGGATATGCGAGAATCCCTGAGCATGGACCCTCGCCTGAAGCTGTGGTATCACACGCTCGAGAACCGTGCAGCCGTGCAGGCGAAGATCCAGAGGAAGCTCGGCCGCCGTCCCGACGAAATGCTGATCAACGTCGGCAGCACTGTAGCTCCCAGGGATCGAGGTAACGTGGAGCGGCTTCTCGACCTTGCCGGCCGCATGAATCCCACCAGCTTGTTCCAAAAGAAACCTGCCATTCTTCCCGCCTTGATTACCAGCCAATGCCAACTTCTACCCGAACTGCAGGAGACGCTTTCGCGTGCCGAGCAGTCCGGTCGGGCGGAGCTGGAGATCATCGGCTTAACCCGTGCTACCAAGCAGGAGATTCTGGGCAGGGCGTACCAACGTCCCGAGATGCCCACACCGTGGCAGAAGTCGCGCATGCTGGAGAATCGAATCGAGAGCAAGAGCAGCGACATCAAGCGCGTCATCTCGTTCTTCCCGAATCTGGACAGACTGGAGGTGGTGGGTGGCTCCGTGCAGCAGGAGTTTACCAACGGAGAAATTAGTCGGGTCGAACGGGTGTCTTGCGACTCTATTTTTAGCGTGAGCAGCACTTCTCAGATAATGGCCGACGAGGAGCAAAAAGATGAGGGACCTCACAGGGCAGAACCCGACCAAGCAAAAAATCAGGAATCTGTGGTTTCTCGTGCAGCCGTTAAGATCAACGGTATGCTCTTCGTCAACTCAGGAAAGCGCATCTTTTTACCGGAGATCGCGAACGTTTTTTTCGAGTGCCACCCGTACCAGAACGTGGTCAAGGAGGTGGCTCGCGTGGAGAACGTCGGTGGTCAGGTGCTCACCTGCCAGTGGGCCACTGTTGACTGCAAGCGTGCCCCCAAAATCACTGCCCAGTGCCAGACCTTCCTAATGTCGCAGGCCAGCTTCACCGTTTTGCCAGGAGAGGTGCACGTATGCCGAGCGCTTTTCCGACCACGTGGATGCTACCTGCTGAAGCAGCGATATGAGCTCCGCATTTTTCCCAACGTAATCGGTTCTGTGCGCGGTATTTTCTTGGTTCGGTTGACGGGACGCTGTATCCCAGCTCCGGAGTACACAGTCAAGCTTCGGCGGCACCAGGAACTGCTTACGGAAAAGTCCAAgaagaaaatggcaaatgacCTAAGCAAGTACCAGGCGTCAATAGTGCCCCTCTTGCATCCGCCCGAAGTAATGTGTCCTTATGAGCGAGTGTTGGATGAAAGGGAGGTGTTTAATGTAGAAAATCCTGGATACAAGTGCGAGCGGTTTGATGACCTTGAGACATTGAGATCCCTATACGAAGCTCTTAAGAAACCGAGGGAGCCCGCTTGGGATCTGCGACTGGAGACGGTTCGTAAGGTAATCCTGCGGTTCCCGGACTCCAATAAAC TGATTTACATACGCACTTCAGTCAGCATAACGAGAGGATTCGTTCCAATTACATCTATGTGA
- the LOC122626322 gene encoding uncharacterized protein LOC122626322 isoform X2 has translation MNKGNEIGLVPGSRHVSWLQSFIREEPDSQRNEVEIKSDSTSLKFRKHNQLKEVSERDGKQVVEEIIQDIFDKKRGTITQSESDFSLQEDMRESLSMDPRLKLWYHTLENRAAVQAKIQRKLGRRPDEMLINVGSTVAPRDRGNVERLLDLAGRMNPTSLFQKKPAILPALITSQCQLLPELQETLSRAEQSGRAELEIIGLTRATKQEILGRAYQRPEMPTPWQKSRMLENRIESKSSDIKRVISFFPNLDRLEVVGGSVQQEFTNGEISRVERVSCDSIFSVSSTSQIMADEEQKDEGPHRAEPDQAKNQESVVSRAAVKINGMLFVNSGKRIFLPEIANVFFECHPYQNVVKEVARVENVGGQVLTCQWATVDCKRAPKITAQCQTFLMSQASFTVLPGEVHVCRALFRPRGCYLLKQRYELRIFPNVIGSVRGIFLVRLTGRCIPAPEYTVKLRRHQELLTEKSKKKMANDLSKYQASIVPLLHPPEVMCPYERVLDEREVFNVENPGYKCERFDDLETLRSLYEALKKPREPAWDLRLETVRKVILRFPDSNKQAVIYIRTSVSITRGFVPITSM, from the exons atgaataaggGAAACGAAATTGGGCTAGTGCCTGGCTCTAGGCACGTCTCGTGGTTGCAGTCCTTCATCAGGGAGGAACCCGATTCCCAGAGGAACGAGGTGGAAATAAAGTCTGACTCCACATCACTTAAATTCCGTAAGCACAACCAGCTAAAAGAGGTTTCCGAACGGGATGGCAAGCAAGTAGTGGAGGAGATTATCCAGGACATCTTCGACAAGAAGCGGGGTACCATCACACAATCTGAATCGGACTTTTCGCTGCAAGAGGATATGCGAGAATCCCTGAGCATGGACCCTCGCCTGAAGCTGTGGTATCACACGCTCGAGAACCGTGCAGCCGTGCAGGCGAAGATCCAGAGGAAGCTCGGCCGCCGTCCCGACGAAATGCTGATCAACGTCGGCAGCACTGTAGCTCCCAGGGATCGAGGTAACGTGGAGCGGCTTCTCGACCTTGCCGGCCGCATGAATCCCACCAGCTTGTTCCAAAAGAAACCTGCCATTCTTCCCGCCTTGATTACCAGCCAATGCCAACTTCTACCCGAACTGCAGGAGACGCTTTCGCGTGCCGAGCAGTCCGGTCGGGCGGAGCTGGAGATCATCGGCTTAACCCGTGCTACCAAGCAGGAGATTCTGGGCAGGGCGTACCAACGTCCCGAGATGCCCACACCGTGGCAGAAGTCGCGCATGCTGGAGAATCGAATCGAGAGCAAGAGCAGCGACATCAAGCGCGTCATCTCGTTCTTCCCGAATCTGGACAGACTGGAGGTGGTGGGTGGCTCCGTGCAGCAGGAGTTTACCAACGGAGAAATTAGTCGGGTCGAACGGGTGTCTTGCGACTCTATTTTTAGCGTGAGCAGCACTTCTCAGATAATGGCCGACGAGGAGCAAAAAGATGAGGGACCTCACAGGGCAGAACCCGACCAAGCAAAAAATCAGGAATCTGTGGTTTCTCGTGCAGCCGTTAAGATCAACGGTATGCTCTTCGTCAACTCAGGAAAGCGCATCTTTTTACCGGAGATCGCGAACGTTTTTTTCGAGTGCCACCCGTACCAGAACGTGGTCAAGGAGGTGGCTCGCGTGGAGAACGTCGGTGGTCAGGTGCTCACCTGCCAGTGGGCCACTGTTGACTGCAAGCGTGCCCCCAAAATCACTGCCCAGTGCCAGACCTTCCTAATGTCGCAGGCCAGCTTCACCGTTTTGCCAGGAGAGGTGCACGTATGCCGAGCGCTTTTCCGACCACGTGGATGCTACCTGCTGAAGCAGCGATATGAGCTCCGCATTTTTCCCAACGTAATCGGTTCTGTGCGCGGTATTTTCTTGGTTCGGTTGACGGGACGCTGTATCCCAGCTCCGGAGTACACAGTCAAGCTTCGGCGGCACCAGGAACTGCTTACGGAAAAGTCCAAgaagaaaatggcaaatgacCTAAGCAAGTACCAGGCGTCAATAGTGCCCCTCTTGCATCCGCCCGAAGTAATGTGTCCTTATGAGCGAGTGTTGGATGAAAGGGAGGTGTTTAATGTAGAAAATCCTGGATACAAGTGCGAGCGGTTTGATGACCTTGAGACATTGAGATCCCTATACGAAGCTCTTAAGAAACCGAGGGAGCCCGCTTGGGATCTGCGACTGGAGACGGTTCGTAAGGTAATCCTGCGGTTCCCGGACTCCAATAAAC AGGCAGTGATTTACATACGCACTTCAGTCAGCATAACGAGAGGATTCGTTCCAATTACATCTATGTGA
- the LOC122626324 gene encoding uncharacterized protein LOC122626324, translated as MRSSQKNVLTEVDTSEGMIHPDGLANDLIKGIFKNYSERGLHDESSFSVSSGSLPNCKSKIDSRLDYWKNMLIQRRTLQKRLRSQLGRTPEHMILNHQGKIVRRSIGGCLETVGLPSYSAAEMLGCEELIKEDVDIMPESPPQIRSLEVVGKKCKECQKVQGHCLKVSNREGCAEASLGASGAGEVTQSTVTIQQAVSGPGVRINGINFWPHNPEFSPTIDRTFASQPFQRYLRPIIRIENIGHRELSIHWKKVNFFSNNNTLMEAELDDFVFDVAPFVLLPGEVRDVTVLYQPRHVAIVKQRWLLLTSPRIFFCRPSGFTLNLNGRCTPPKEYLDRLKMEKLQVMSYEARVHLQQRTLTLCPYERDLEEREVFNCRNRSFQCLTHEDFGRLMAFYKRVRPRNLCLSSWDYSVHSLIHLVCNGRDIRQRIAHFSELTNLLDGLRRTSTMPLNRADAVNRLWERNHSKLIYVRGILGSVLEEWEQKVHLLSVRVANQDTSTSLQVANNIPRSKLFMDSICIQLYGLICSAVEDIASVIESTAQI; from the coding sequence atgcgTTCAAGCCAGAAAAATGTGCTGACCGAGGTGGACACATCCGAGGGTATGATTCACCCAGATGGCTTAGCCAATGACCTTATAAAAGggattttcaaaaattattcTGAACGAGGTCTTCATGATGAGTCATCCTTCAGTGTGTCTTCCGGTTCTTTACCGAATTGCAAGAGTAAAATTGATAGTCGTCTAGATTACTGGAAGAACATGCTCATTCAACGACGGACCTTACAAAAGAGACTACGCAGCCAATTGGGCAGGACTCCGGAGCATATGATCCTAAATCACCAGGGAAAAATAGTGAGACGTTCGATAGGGGGCTGCTTGGAGACCGTAGGACTACCCAGCTATTCAGCTGCTGAAATGTTGGGGTGTGAAGAGCTAATAAAGGAGGATGTGGATATTATGCCAGAGTCACCACCACAAATCCGTAGTTTGGAGGTGGTGGGCAAGAAATGCAAGGAGTGTCAGAAGGTTCAGGGTCATTGCCTAAAAGTGTCCAATCGGGAGGGCTGTGCAGAGGCTTCTTTAGGCGCAAGTGGCGCAGGCGAGGTGACCCAATCTACAGTGACGATCCAGCAAGCGGTTAGCGGACCAGGCGTTCGCATTAATGGAATCAACTTCTGGCCACATAATCCAGAGTTCTCGCCCACTATTGACCGAACCTTTGCTAGCCAACCTTTTCAACGATACCTGCGCCCCATTATACGCATCGAAAACATTGGACACCGAGAGCTGAGCATACATTGGAAGAAGGTTAATTTCTTCTCGAACAACAATACTCTTATGGAAGCCGAACTTGATGACTTCGTTTTTGATGTGGCCCCATTTGTGCTTCTTCCGGGCGAGGTTCGAGATGTTACGGTTCTCTATCAGCCGCGCCACGTGGCCATTGTAAAACAGCGCTGGCTGCTACTGACGAGTCCACGCATCTTCTTCTGTCGTCCTTCTGGTTTCACATTAAACTTGAACGGTCGCTGTACTCCGCCCAAAGAATACTTGGATCGCCTGAAAATGGAGAAGCTTCAGGTGATGTCCTATGAGGCGCGGGTGCATCTCCAGCAGCGGACATTGACCCTCTGTCCATATGAACGGGACCTGGAGGAGCGCGAGGTATTCAACTGCCGCAACAGAAGTTTCCAGTGCCTAACTCACGAAGATTTTGGGCGCCTCATGGCGTTCTACAAACGGGTGAGGCCTAGAAATTTATGTCTTTCTTCCTGGGACTACAGTGTGCACTCGCTAATCCACCTGGTATGTAATGGTCGCGATATACGGCAGCGCATTGCACACTTTTCGGAACTGACCAACTTGCTAGACGGCTTGCGAAGAACATCTACAATGCCACTGAATAGAGCGGACGCAGTTAATAGGCTGTGGGAACGCAATCACTCAAAACTGATTTATGTACGTGGAATACTAGGTAGTGTATTGGAAGAATGGGAACAAAAGGTGCATCTCCTTAGTGTGAGGGTCGCCAACCAAGATACTAGTACCAGCTTGCAGGTGGCCAATAACATTCCACGTTCCAAGTTATTTATGGACTCAATCTGTATCCAGTTGTACGGATTGATTTGCAGCGCGGTCGAGGATATCGCGTCGGTGATCGAAAGCACAGCTCAGATTTAG